In Pedobacter sp. SL55, the following proteins share a genomic window:
- a CDS encoding KdsC family phosphatase yields MLQNLKNITTFMFDIDGVLTDGKLFASDSGELLRSFNAKDGYAMQLAAKNGYRICIISAGRGSALNKRFENLGIADVFLAVENKASIYHSYILQHHISPSQVLYMGDDIPDLEVMKLVGIAACPADASEEIKAISHYVSPKKGGETAVRDVIEKVLKVQHNWYTNAPTAAEASK; encoded by the coding sequence GGCGTGTTAACCGATGGCAAATTGTTTGCTTCGGATAGCGGAGAGCTTCTAAGATCATTTAATGCCAAAGATGGATATGCCATGCAGCTGGCGGCTAAAAATGGCTATCGAATTTGTATTATTTCTGCGGGTAGGGGTTCAGCACTAAATAAACGCTTCGAAAATTTAGGCATAGCTGATGTATTTTTAGCAGTAGAAAACAAGGCTTCAATTTACCATAGCTACATACTTCAGCACCACATTTCTCCGTCGCAGGTATTGTATATGGGAGACGATATTCCTGATCTGGAAGTTATGAAATTAGTGGGTATAGCCGCCTGCCCTGCCGATGCCTCGGAAGAAATTAAAGCGATCAGTCATTACGTATCGCCGAAAAAAGGAGGCGAAACCGCAGTTAGGGATGTGATAGAAAAAGTACTTAAAGTGCAACACAACTGGTATACAAATGCGCCCACTGCCGCAGAAGCGAGCAAATAA